One genomic window of Microtus ochrogaster isolate Prairie Vole_2 chromosome 21, MicOch1.0, whole genome shotgun sequence includes the following:
- the Reg4 gene encoding regenerating islet-derived protein 4, translating into MAPKCVRLLLLLSFVTGPEVMSAVWRPSCPAGWFYYSSHCYGYFRKMGNWSQAEEECQKYGSKSHLATVSNLKEARVIAKYILGYQRNLPVWIGLHDPQKKQSWQWIDGSIDQYIPWNYRTKSEARHCAALNPKDSFLSWNKNGCSERQHFLCKYKP; encoded by the exons ATGGCTCCCAAATGTGTTCggctgctcctgctgctgagcTTTGTAACCGGCCCCGAAGTCATGAGTG CTGTCTGGAGACCCAGCTGTCCTGCAGGATGGTTTTACTACAGTTCCCACTGCTATGGATACTTCCGGAAGATGGGAAACTGGTCTCAGGCTGAG GAGGAGTGTCAGAAGTACGGAAGTAAGTCCCACCTGGCAACTGTCTCGAATCTAAAGGAAGCCAGAGTCATAGCAAAGTACATACTTGGCTATCAAAGAAACCTACCTGTGTGGATTGGCCTGCATGACCCACAGAAG AAGCAGTCATGGCAATGGATTGACGGGTCTATAGACCAGTACATACCCTGGAATTACAGGACAAAGAGCgaagccaggcactgtgctgcGCTGAACCCCAAGGACA GCTTTTTAAGCTGGAACAAAAACGGATGCAGCGAGCGCCAACACTTCCTATGCAAGTACAAGCCATAG